GCTCAGAACCTTGAGTGCACTTCCCAAACGTTTTACCCTAAAGCAGTTCAAACAAACTTATCCCGAGACGACATTCAAGCTGTTACTCGAACTCCTTCACCAAGGGATCATCATCCTAAGCGACGAGCAGGGTATGGCTCCGAGACCTAAGGTTGTCAAAGGTTGGGGGGTATCTTCATCTTTTCTGTCAGACTCCTCCAAGTTGGATCATGCACGTGAGATGCTCAAACGCAGCCGTGGTGCGATCCGAGTCTTTGAGCAGATTGTGTCGGTGCACGATGCTCGTCTCAAATCCCGAGATCGTGATGCTGATTCACCTTTGCTTCCTGTCGCATTGATCTCCCTTGCCGAGAGATATGGGGTCGGTATAGCGGTGATCAAAAAACTCAGAGATCTGGGGGTCTTTGAGGAACAGGAAGTCCTTCTTGATATACAACAACACAGGCAGATACAAGAGCCTCTCGTGGAGGACGCCCTATCCTCATCGCTCAAAGTGCAATACCCCGATGCTCCGATTGTGTTGGCTCATATTGAAGCCTCAAGTCTGAGTCAAAGAGTTCCTTATGCTCTCATCTCCGAAGCCATGAGGGCTGGTGGCCAAGTCTTGTTGCTCTGCCCAACTCAGGAGGCTTTGCACGAACTTGAACCTCTCCTCATCTCTTACTATTCCGAGCACTCGCTCTTTCCTTTTCACTCAAACATCCCACCATACAAACGTAACAACACATGGTACGAAGCACTTCAAGGTGCTTCGGGCCTTTATGTGGGCTTACGCAAGGCGGTATGGCTGCCGTTTCGGGCTCTGAAGACCGTCATTATCCTTGATGAAGAGCACGTTGGTTATCGCCAGTTTGAACCTGCACCGAGATTCAACGCCCTCAATGTCTCCCTTGTGCTTGCCAAGTATTGCAGAGCACAAGCAATCATGACCACGGCTTCGCCTTCGGTGGAGCGACAGCTTCTTGCTCACGAGGGGCGTTATGCCTATCTGAACCTACCCTCCCGAGAGCCTGATAACAACTCTGCTACGCTCCAACTCATATCGCTCAAAGACTCTTTCAAGAAAAATAAAGTTCGTGGTCGTCTCCTCTCCTTCGAGGTCTTGGATGCACTACGTGAAAACATACAAGCGGGAGGAAAGGCACTTCTTCTCCTACATCGCAAAGGCTATGCCCGATATGTCACTTGCGAAGACTGTGGTATGACGCTCGAATGCCCCCAATGCAATGTGACCTATCGCTACTTTGAAAACAACAAAAATATCGTCTGTCCTCTTTGCGGACATCACGATGCCGTCCCACACTCTTGTCCCGATTGTGGACAGACCTCTCTTACGTTTGGAGGAACAGGCATCGAGAGGCTCGCTCAGGAAGTGCGCTATATCTATCCGGAAGTTTCCACGACCGTCATTGGAGAAGAGAGCGAAGCCGAGGGTATGGCGTCGGATATCCTACTCTCCTCGGATTATGAGATCCCCCGGAAGATATTACGCGCCCTTTCGCTCATTGTCATTGTCCAGTTTGATCTGCTCACCATGAAGCATGACTTCAGGGCAAACGAAAGGGCTTATCGACTTCTCTGTCATTGTCAGAACGAGGCACCCAAGCTCCGAAAATTCATCATTCAGTATCTTTCAGAGCACCAAAATGCACTTCTTGCTTTTCAGGCAAAGGACTATAACCTTCTCTTCGAGCATGAGCTCCAACAACGTGCCTTGGTCAAGTATCCCCCTTTCTCTCGAATGATAGATGCCTATGTCGAGTCTTCGGACAAGCGACAGGCTTACGACTTGGCCACTCTCTTCGTTGATCGAGCTCAGCAACTCACCGAACTCAGTGTCTTCGGTCCTGCCCCCCTGCCTGTCCGGAAGAAATGGGTCGAAGCAGGATACAAGCTTACCTTCATGATCCCTATCGACGAAGATCTTCGAGCGATGCGGAGATATTTGGAAGACCTTGCCGGAGAGATTCTTGCTGATAAGGCGGCGAGAGCTACACGTATCTATTTCGACGTTGATCCGCTATAAAAACAAATCAATCACCAATAAAAACTTTTTCCAAATTTATGAATCTCAAATACAAAATACTCTTTGTTTGTCTTGGCAACATCTGTCGTTCGCCCATGGCCGAGGCTGTGGCAGACAAGTTGATCAAGTCTCAAGGATTGGAGCATCTCGAAGTGGACTCTGCCGGCATCATGGGTTATCACGAGGGAGACAAGGCTGATCCTCGTATGCGCAAGCACGGTGGCGAACGAGGTTATGCCGTGACCTCAATCTCTCGTCCCGTGACCTACCAAGACTTCGAGGACTTTGATCTCATTGTCGGTATGGATGACAGTAATATCCGTGCCCTGTACGACAAAGCTCCAAGTGTCGAAGCCTCTCGGAAGATCGTCCGTATGGCGGACTACCTCACCTCGCATCCTGATTACGATCACATCCCGGATCCCTATTACGGTGGAGCTAAGGGGTTCGACCTCGTGATCGATCTTTTGGAAGACGGAGTGACCAATCTTCTCAAGCAACTCCCTAAAAAATAATCCACAACACAGACAAAACTTAGACAACAGATTCTATTCTATCTCGAGATAGAACGCATTCTCTCGTCTGAAAGAATGTACAAGAGTGTGTTTACTGTCTAAAAAGAGGTCTCTCTTCAAACGTTTGTGTCTCTTCACTTGTTTTACTTGTATGAAAAGGAATATAAATATACTCGCCATGGCATCCCTTGTGATGCTGCTGTTTTTGCAATGCTCAAGTTGCGACCACAAACCACCCCAACCGGAGGATGAGAGCTCTGTTGCATTCGATCCTCGGTTCGTGAATGGTAACAAGGTCGGATTTCAAGAAACTCAGATCTTTGTCAACATCGCCACAAATCATGGCTGGACGCTCACGCTGTCTTCAGACCAAGACTTTGTCGAAGCAGATGTTTTGTCCGGTAATGGAAACAGTTCGATCACTCTATTCATCCGACGCAATGAGGGTGCTGAACGCAGGGCGGAGATCAAAGTCGATTTTTCAAACGGTCTCACAAAGACTTTGACGCTTGTTCAGCTCAAAGCCAACGAGATTACGCCTGATCCTGCCCTCGCTTCTCGCCTTGAGATACCGAAACTCTCGGGAGATGCCGACTCTCGCTTCGTCGCGCACTATGCCCGTACCACAGCCGGTAAGGAAGTGATGAACTACTGTCTTGAATTTGTCTTGTCCAAGCATCAGAGCCGTTGGGTGGCTTTCCGATTTGATGACGAAACCCGTCCTAAGAATGTCAAAAGACAAGATACTTGGAGTGATGATCCGAAGCTCTTAGGGCTCACGGCTATGGGGACTTATCCTTATTTTCAAGGCATTGATATGGATCGTGGGCACATGGTGGCAAGCAACGACCGAGTCTTTAGTAAAGAGGCGAATGACCAGACCTTCTATTATTCAAATATTGCTCCTCAGATAGGTAAAAAGTTCAATCAATATATTTGGCAAGAGCTGGAGAATAAAGTCGCCAACTGGGGGCGTAGCTCCAACCTCGCTGACACACTGTACGTCGTCAAAGGGATCACTATAGACAAGCCTTCGGACATCATCGGGTATATCACCTCGAAAGGAAACAAGGTCACTGTACCGGTCGCAAAGAAGTGGTACATGGCACTCCTCAAGATAAAGGATGGTAAGTATTCGGCCATTGGTTTTATCTTTGATCATAAGGAATATACCAGTACTGCGATCCTTCCTGCTTATCGCCGTACGATCAAAGAGTTGCAGGATGAGGTCGGTGTCGACTTCTTCCACCTTCTGCCCGATGATGTCGAGAACGAGGTGGAGCGCACCGTCACCATAAAGCATTGGCCCGGCATATAAGAGGTATTACTGACCAACTGACTGTACTATGAAGAAAGAAAGACTGACACTCGTGCCCGTCGGTGGACTGACAGACCGTCTCAAGGTGATAGCCTCGGCCATCTCGATGGCACTTGAGGCAGAGCGAGAGATGGAGATCATCTGGTTTTCCAACGAAAGGTTGTACTGCCCATCTTATCGACTATTCACCCTTGCACCGGTCATCAAGGAGGCAGGGATTTCGATACGTGAGGCGACAGCCAAAGACTGGTTTTTCAATGACCGTCCTCATACGGGCAATGGTTATCTGTCCTATCCTTTTGTGTTCTTTCGGTACGATAGGTGTATCTCTCCCAAAGAGATTGAGACGGTAAGCAGGACTGCTTCGGGGCGTCTCAAAGAGTACTTCCGAGGTGGGGAGCGTATCTTGTTGACTTCTGCCACTTCTTTCGGTGATCACAGTCAGATGTTTAAGGATTTGGAGGCGACTGTGGAGGTGAAGAATGCTTTTCGCTCGAACCTCTCCGGTTGGACAGACAACGTCATCGGTGTCCATCTCGATGGCAATCAGCAACAGGAGCGACAGAACCATAGTCCGATCGAGCTATTTATCAAGCGGATGCAGGCGATGATCGAGGATGATCCGAGTGTGTCTTTTTTCATCGCTTCGGATATGGTGGAAGAGCGCGAACGACTGTCGGTGATCTTTTCGGGACGAATCTTGATGCCTCACACGCTGTCGTCCATGGATACGCCCAAAGGGTGTATCAATGCTTTTGGCGAACTTTTAGCTTTGGCGCAGACGAAGCGTATCCTTTCGACCAAAGGGGGATCCTTTGCCCAGGTTGCTTCACTCATTGGAGAGGTCCCGCTCGAAACGCTCTCAATATATTCTGAGTAACAACGGACACCTATAGCTCGTAATATGAGTAAAAAAGAAGTCGTTTGACTTAATATATTAAGTCAAACGACTTCTTTTTTTGTTTCGGATGATTCGATTTATTGTCTTTTACAACTTTTGGTGATCCTTCCGGAGGCTTGTGGGTCAGGCTTCTTTGAAGAGAAATCTGAAGGCTTCGTCGACTCGAGACACCGGTACCACTCGGATACCGACGCCGGAGAAGTCCATACCCTTGGTGTTGTCCTTAGGAATGACGATGGTCGAGAAACCGATTTTTTTTGCTTCGCTGATGCGTTGATCGATACGTGAGACCGCTCTCACTTCACCACTCAGACCGACTTCTCCCGTTACACAGACATGTCGAGGGATGGGCAGGTCAAGGTTGGAGGAGAGGACCGAAGCCAATATCGAAAGGTCGAGTGCCGGGTCTGAGATACGTAGTCCTCCGGCTATGTTGAGGAAGACATCCTTCTGGATGAGCTTAAATCCCGCACGCTTTTCGAGCACTGCGAGCAACATATTCATACGACGGATATCAGCACCCGTCGCAGAGCGTTGGGGTGTACCATATATGGCCGAGCTGACCAGGGCTTGTACCTCGATGAGGAGAGGGCGTACACCTTCGATGGTGGCCGCGATGCAGACACCGCTGAGGGTGTCATCAGATCCCGTGAGTAGTAGTTCGGACGGGTTGGATACTTCCCTCAGTCCCTCCGATCTCATCTCGTAGATGCCTATCTCGGAAGTGTTCCCAAAGCGGTTTTTCAGACTACGTAAGATGCGGTACTGGTGGTTCTGATCACCCTCGAAGCGTAGGACGGTATCCACAAGGTGCTCCATGATCTTTGGACCTGCAAGGTTGCCATCCTTGGTGATGTGTCCGATGATGAGGATGGGTATATTGTACTCTTTGGCAAAGGCAAGAAGGGCAGATGTACATTCTTTGACCTGCGTGAGGCTGCCTGCCGATGAGTCCGCAGAGGCCGTCTGCATGGTCTGTATGGAGTCGATGACCAAGAGGTCGGGTTGCTCATTGATGGCTGTCTGTATGATGAGATCGAGATCAGTCTCACTGAAGAGTTTGCATTGGTTGCACTGCTCAGTATCGATCAGTCTGTCTGCACGGAGTTTGATCTGTCCCGGGCTCTCTTCGCCTGAGACATAGAGAGTGTTGAGACTGTTGTGTCGGACAACGGACTGAAGGACAAGGGTACTTTTGCCGATTCCCGGCTCTCCTCCGATAAGTACGAGAGAACCCTTGACGAGCCCCCCACCCAGCACTCGGTTGAGCTCACCGTCCAACATGTCTACCCTCGGAGCCTCCTCGCCCGAGACCTCATTGAGTGGTATAGGTCGTCTGTCCAAAAGATCTGTCACAGCACGATTCTTCGTTGACTCCGGACGGACAGTGTACTCCTTGAGGGTATTCCATGCTCCGCAAGATGGGCACTTGCCTACCCATTTGGGGAAGTCATCACCACACGAAGAGCATAGGTAGACGATCTTGTTGTCCTTCTTTGCCATGGAGGGGGTTACTTGTATTCTCTACGTAGGGGGAGGGTCGTGCAGCGGAGCAGACCACCGAGCTTGGATACCTCTCTGTATGCTACTTCGACGGTCTCTATGCCACGAGCGTTGAGCCAGCCTTTGAGACGAGTGAAGGTGCTGTCGATGACGACCTTTGTGGGCGAAAGGCTGAAGACATTGGGGTTCATCTGGAACATCTCCTCACGAGTGATGATGAACGTGTTTTCGACCCCGAAGAGTTCGACCAAGTACTCCCAATCCTCTCTGTGACGGAACCCTCCGGGGAAGAGGATACACTTGTCTCCTCCGATGGGTTGGAAACAACAGTCAAGGTGTAGCACCCCTGTGTAAGGATCGGTGTCGTGCTTGACCAATTCCAAAGGGATGATCTCCTTATGTGGGAAAAGATCCTTGAGGAAGCCTATGGCATACTTGTTGGTCCTCGCCATCTTGTATTGGGAGTAGTTGGGCGATAGGTAAGTGCCGAGGAAAATCTTGTCAAAATACAAGAGGACGTCTCCGCCTTCGATGTGTACGTGTGAGGGAGGGGTGATGACCTTGGCCGGATCGATGTCTGCAAAGATCTTGTCATAGGCTTGTAGTTCCGCCGCACGATCGGATATGATATTGGCACGGATGATCTTATCTTCAATGACAAATGCCACATCACGAGCAAAGATCTGATTGCAGTCGTGGATGCTTTCGGGGCGAAGGACCTCTATCCCCTGAGCTGTAAGAGTCTCTGCAAGACCCTTAACTTCACGTTCGAGAGCGTCGTCAGAAGGGTATATATTTTGGATGAGGGAGTTGTAAGACTTCGCATCATAGGCCTCTGTCAGAGTAGGGCGTCTGCCGGGCTCTGTGCCCAGCCCCACGACCACGGTCTTGAGTGTCCCGCATTCGTCATGTACATTTAGTTGGATCATAAGAAATGTTGTTTTTATTATGTTTTGCTCAAAAAAGAGTCGGCTCTTTTGGGCGAATTATTTCTTGGTCACAAAGTCGATGTAGTCCTTGACATTCTTTTCGATACGGCTGTCCACATCCGGCATGCCTGCGCCGTAGAATGCAAAGACTCCGCCAGCTTTGGCACGCACGAAGCCTGCACTACCTATCACGAATGACATATATTTTTCGAGCGAAATGTTGCCCGGAGTCTTTTCGTCGAAGACAAAGTCCGGAGCACCACAGGATACTGCCACCTCGATGATCTTGCCCTCCATGTGCACTCCGCCGTCACCATAGCACCATCCTTCGGCCCATACCGTGTCCATCCATTCCTTCATGATCCCCGGTACCATGTACCAATAGAGTGGAAACTGTAGGATGATGCGATCGTATTGTGCCAAGAGTGCTTGCTCACTCGCCAGATCGAAACTTTTGTCCGCCCTGATCACATCCGTGAGGATGTGGATGCGGAGGTCTTCCCCCTCGTAAGGCCTGAGCCCCTTGACCCAGCTTCGGTTGATCTTTGATTTAGAGAGATTTGGGTGTCCTACGACAACTAATGTCTTCATATTTATATGCTTAATGTCTGATATGGTTGGTAGAAAAAATAGCTCCATAAGGAGCTTCACACAAAAATACAAGAATTTGATGAGAGAGCGAAACTCGCCTTCTTTTTATTTTTTTCGATGATACTGACCGGTGACATACTCCCTGAAGAGTTGTTCATTCAGGCGACAGAAGATGTTCTGTCGGGCGTCGGAAAGTCTTCTGTCAGAGCCTGTGAAATGCCCATGTAGGCACATGGTGCCCTTTCCACCGAGGTGGCCTATCGTCTCGACAGAGGTTGTTTCTCTTTGCCAAGTTCTTATGCACTTTACTATTATTGAGTGGGGAAGGTTTTAAATCATACCGGAACTTACAGGGGGAGTATGAATGTTAGGAACTGTTTTGATTGCAGAAAAATGAACCAAAAGGGGGGAAATAGTGTTTATAAAGGGTGAAAAATAAAAGATGCTGAGTATGGAGTCTTTGCCCTTTATCGAATGGTGTCTGGAGCACCTCAACTACTTCACGATCACTCTCTTGATGACGATAGAGAGTTCGTTCATCCCATTCCCTTCGGAAGTGGTGATCCCGCCGGCAGCCTATATGGCAGCTTCATCGGGTGACCTAAATGTATATCTGGTGGTCTTCTTCGGGACGCTGGGTGCCGTTTTCGGGGCTTTGATCAATTATGGCTTGGCGATGTGGCTGGGGCGACCTCTCATCTATCGATTTGCCAACAGCAGGTTGGGGGCGATCTGTCTGATCGACTCTGCCAAGGTGGAGAAGGCCGAGGGCTTCTTTGCCCGTAACGGTTCGATTTCCACTTTTGTCGGTCGTCTTATCCCCGGGATACGTCAGCTGATCTCTATACCTGCAGGCTTGGCTCGTATGTCGTTGTCGAAGTTTATCCTTTTTACCGCGCTTGGGGGTGGTATATGGAATGCTGTTTTGGCAGCCCTCGGGTACTACGCGGCTTCGATCGTACCTCGTGAGCAACTCATGGACTATATTCATCAGCACAGCAGGGAGGTGAGCTTGGTCATCGTGGCGGTGGTCGTCGTGGTGCTGGCTGTCTTCATATACAAAGCCATCAAGAAGCCTAAGGAAGTGGCTTGATGTTCACTTCTTCGGTCTTGAAAGAGAGAATTTTTACCAAACCATAACAGATAATAGACAAGATATATAATGAAAAAGATGATCATCCACTACTGGAGTGACGTGATGTGCCCTTTCTGCTATCTCGGCGAGCACGTCCTTGAGAGGGCATTGGAGAGATTTGAGCATAGGGATGAGGTGCATGTCCGTTGGAAGAGCAATATCCTCCATCCCGAGTTGGAGGTGGGGCAGAGTATTTCCTTCCTCGATCATATGCACCACTATGGCAATGACGGTGAACGGCTCGACAAAAAGATTGCCATCCTCAAGGAGATGGCAGAGAAGGAAGGGCTGATCTATGGGCTCGAAAAGGCGCGTATCGTCAACTCGACAGAGGTGGCTCGTGTGATGAAGTTGGCAACGGACAAGGATCTTGTGCTGCCCGTCGCAAAGGCCTTCGGCAAGGGATACTTCACCGATGGTACGGACTTCTCCAAGACTTCGGAGATCGTGCGTGTGGCTGTCGAGGGTGGTCTCGATAAAGCTGATGTGGAACGCGTATTGGCCTCAAGTGAGTACATGGCAGATGTCGTGAATGATCAGGCGACGGCTTCGCAGGCTTGTCCGAGATTTGTGCCTACGATGTACTTCAATCATGGTTTCATGATGGATGGGATCTTCGACGAGGATAAGATCGTCGAGACGCTCGGACGTGCTTACAAGCAATGGAAGGCCTTCACTCACCAGGTGATGACGATGGATCATGAGTCCATGGGACCCGACGAGTGTGCTGCCATCTGTGATATGCCCGCTCCGTATTGATATCTTCCTCTCCTGATGATGGTAAGGGATAAAGAAAGGCGTGCAAGGTATTTTCTTGCAGGCCTTTCTTATTCAGTTGTGTGGCTTGTGTTGCACAAAAATATGTATATTTGTATAATATCCTGATTGTGGGATGTTGTTTTTTAGAACAAAAGTTGATTTGAATTGATATGAAAAGATTGTTGAAAGGGTTATTGTTTTTTCTTCCTCTTATGGCACTATTGATGACAGCTTGTACGGCAAAGAAGTCCGACAAGCCTGTGATCACCGTGAGCATCGCTCCCGAACGTTTCTTCGTCGGGCGTATAGCCGGTGAGGGTTATCAAGTGAATGTCCTTGTGCCTAAGGATGCAAATCCTGAAATGTACGATCCGACACCAAGGGATATAGCTGCCATCGCGCACTCTGATCTTTATTTCTATATGGGTTCTTTGCCTTTCGAGCACATGTGGCTCACTGCAATCAAGGAACAAAATGCGGACATAAAGTGCATCGATATCTCCTCGCATCTGCCTCTGAAAGAGCACTCTTGTGATCACTGTCATGATGGACATGTGCATGGGGATCCTCACTTCTGGTCTTCTATCACGGGAGCAAAGGCGATTGCCAAAGGAATATACGAGGGACTTGTGGAGATGTACCCCGGAGATGCCGACACATTTCATGCGAACTATGAGATCCTGATCCGGGACATCGAAGCTCTTGAAAGAGAGTGTCGTGAGCTCTTTGATGACCTTGAGCATCGTGCCTTTATCATCTATCATCCTTCGTTGAGTTATTTTGCGGATGAGTGGCATCTTGATCAGCGTGCCATCGAAAGAGAGGGAAAAGAGCCGACTCCTGCCCACTTGAGTGACTTGATTGGCAAGGCCAAGGCCGATGGTGTGCGATTGGTGTTTATCCAAGAAGAGTTTGACGTCAAGAATGCAGAGATTGTCGCAAAAGAGATCGGAGCAAAGACGGTCTTGATCCGTCCTCTCGATGAGGATTGGATGGGGCAGATCCGTCTGTTGATTGACGCTTTTGCTTCCCAAAAAGATGAATAATACTTGTATAGATAAAAAAAACATCCTCGTAGCCCACGGTATTTCTGTGGGTTACGAGGATGCTCCTATCCTGAAGGATGTCTCTTTCAGCATCTATGACAAGGACTTTATCGGAGTGATAGGTCCCAATGGTGGAGGTAAGACGACGTTGATGAAGGCGGTATTGGGGCTGATCGCCCCTTCCGCAGGACATATTGACTACTTTGATGCTCGGGGACATCGTGTATCCTCGCTCGGGATTGGCTATGTGCCACAGCAGAATGCGATAGACAAGGCCTTCCCTATATCGGTCGAACGTGTTGTCGGGTACGGCCTCATGAAGTCAGGAAAGATACATCTCTCGAAGGATGATAGACGGATGGTACTGGAAACACTCGAAAGGGTCGGGATGATGGCATACGCTCGAAGTCCTATCGGAGAGCTTTCGGGCGGACAGTTGCAGAGAGTGTTGCTCGCCAGAGCTATCGTGGCGATGCCTACGCTGCTGATCCTGGACGAGCCCAATACCTATGTGGATAAGCACTTCGAGTCTCAGCTCTATGAGCTTCTCCCGGAGATCAACAAGCATTCTGCAATCCTCATCGTTTCGCACGATGTGGGAGCAGTATGTAAGATGGTTCGGCGTCTCTTCTGTGTCAACCGGGATCTGCATATACATGAGGATATCGATCTCTCTTGTGATGAGTGTAATGACTCTACATCGCTTAGGTATCTGTCTCTGTTAGAGTACAAATAGAGAAAATAATCGAATAAAAAGAGAGTAAATATTAACAGATTAAACCTTAAAGATTAACAATTATTGTGTTAATTCGCGTCGGAAAAATGCGTAATTTGCGAGTATGAGAAGGTCTACGATATGGTTGTTGATTATAGTGATGCTTTCTGCATTTGGCGGTCTGCTGTTCATGCAGATCAACTATATCAATGTCATGTATCAGTACCGAAATGAGCAGTTCAACGAGTCAGTCTACCTCGCTCTCTACCAAGTCAATACTTCCTTGGAGACTGACGAGATACATCGGTGGATCGATGATCAGATCAAGACTGATGTTGTCTATCCCAGTAAATTTGGGCGATACCCCGATCCTCTTAAGTATTCCGAAAGTTTTCAGTTGGATCAGTTGCCCATAGACCCACTCAATCCAAGGTCTAAAAGCAGTGACCGATTTCTTGCGACTTCAAGTCTTATCCAAAATCAGTTGATCAGTCAGCTGGGGTATATCCAAGATAAGTTTAAGGAGTATGCCATAAAAATGGTGATGAAAGGTACTCCCACACCGTTTTATGACCGTGTGACCCAAAATCAGTTGGAGACCTACATGAGCGAGCATCTATCCAAGAGAGGGGTAGGGTTGCACTGCGTATACGAAGTGGTCAATTACAGTAATCAGGTGTTTTTCTCGAATGGTCGAGTGCCTGCAAATAAGCCGGGTGAAGTGTATACTCAGGTTTTATTCCCTAATGACAACCCCTCTGATCTGCATTTCCTGAAGGTTTACTTCCCCGGTAAACAGGATTATATCTCGGGACGAATGGATCTGATGATACCTTCGCTGATCTTCACAACACTCCTGTTTATCTTCTCAGTCATCACCATTATCATCATCTTGCGTCAGAAGAAGTTGGCCGAACTGAAAGCCGATTTCATCAACAATATGACGCACGAGCTCAAGACGCCGGTCTCGACCATCATCCTCGGTTCGCAAATGCTCCGAGATAGTGATGTGAGCAAGACCCCCGAGATGTCCAAGAATATCCTCAACTCCATAGCCGACGAGGGTAAACGTCTCAACTTCCTCATCGAGAAAGTACTACAGATGTCTCTCTTCGACAAGGAGAAAATCGCTTTCAAATTCAAGGAAGTCGATATTCAAGAGCTACTTATGTCTGTCGTGAATACGTTCAGCATCAAGACCGAGAGCTACGGTGGTGGTATCGGCATCGAGCTTGATGCCACTGATACAGATGTATATGTCGATGAGATGCATATCACCAATGTCCTCTTCAACCTTCTCGACAATGCCATCAAGTACCGTCGTCCTGATGTGCCCCCACAACTGACGGTCGGTACTTATAACGAAGGTAATAAGCTGTGTATCTACATCCAAGATAATGGTATAGGGATCAAAAAAGAATACTTGAAGAAGGTCTTCGATCGCTTTTTCCGAGTGCCTACGGGGAACGTCCATGACGTCAAGGGTTTTGGCCTCGGTCTGGCGTATGTGAGTAAGATCGTTCGTGATCATGGGGGCGATATCCGAGCGGAAAGTCAGCTCGGTAAGGGAACAAAGTTTATAATTATTTTGCCACTTATAAATACTAAGTAAATTATGGAACAAAAAATGAGAGTCTTCTTTTGCGAAGATGACGAAAATCTGGGGATGTTGCTTCGTGAATATCTGGTAGCCAAGGGATATGATGCAGTTCTATTCACTGACGGTGAAGCCGGGTATAAAAACTTCGTCAAGGAATCGGATTCTTACGACATCTGTGTCCTCGACGTGATGATGCCTAAGAAAGACGGCTTCTCTCTTGCGGCAGACATCAAGGAGATCAATCCTGATATGCCTATCATCTTCTTGACCGCAAAGACAATGAAAGAAGATGTGCTTGAGGGCTTCAAACTCGGTGCGGATGACTATCTCTCCAAGCCTTTCAGCATGGAAGAACTCATCTTCCGTATCGAGGCTGTCTTGCGCCGTGTCAAGGGTAAAAAGGCTAAGGAAGTGCCATTCTATAAGGTCGGCGAATTTCTCTTTGACACTCAGAAGCAGACCTTGACCATAGGCGAAAAGGTGACCAAGTTGACCACAAAGGAGTGTGAGCTTCTCAATCTCCTTTGCGCTCACGCTAACGAAATCCTTGAGCGTAACTATGCCCTCAAGAGCATTTGGAACGAAGATTCATATTTCAATGCTCGCAGTATGGACGTCTACATTACCAAGCTTCGCAAGCTCCTCAAGGATGACCCACGTGTGGAGATCATCAATATCCACGGTAAGGGGTACAAACTCATCACGCCCGCTTCAGAGTATCCCATGAATGGGGATAATGTGCAAGTGATTTAAGCACGAGCTAAGGG
This is a stretch of genomic DNA from Porphyromonas cangingivalis. It encodes these proteins:
- a CDS encoding sensor histidine kinase; its protein translation is MRRSTIWLLIIVMLSAFGGLLFMQINYINVMYQYRNEQFNESVYLALYQVNTSLETDEIHRWIDDQIKTDVVYPSKFGRYPDPLKYSESFQLDQLPIDPLNPRSKSSDRFLATSSLIQNQLISQLGYIQDKFKEYAIKMVMKGTPTPFYDRVTQNQLETYMSEHLSKRGVGLHCVYEVVNYSNQVFFSNGRVPANKPGEVYTQVLFPNDNPSDLHFLKVYFPGKQDYISGRMDLMIPSLIFTTLLFIFSVITIIIILRQKKLAELKADFINNMTHELKTPVSTIILGSQMLRDSDVSKTPEMSKNILNSIADEGKRLNFLIEKVLQMSLFDKEKIAFKFKEVDIQELLMSVVNTFSIKTESYGGGIGIELDATDTDVYVDEMHITNVLFNLLDNAIKYRRPDVPPQLTVGTYNEGNKLCIYIQDNGIGIKKEYLKKVFDRFFRVPTGNVHDVKGFGLGLAYVSKIVRDHGGDIRAESQLGKGTKFIIILPLINTK
- a CDS encoding response regulator transcription factor, producing MEQKMRVFFCEDDENLGMLLREYLVAKGYDAVLFTDGEAGYKNFVKESDSYDICVLDVMMPKKDGFSLAADIKEINPDMPIIFLTAKTMKEDVLEGFKLGADDYLSKPFSMEELIFRIEAVLRRVKGKKAKEVPFYKVGEFLFDTQKQTLTIGEKVTKLTTKECELLNLLCAHANEILERNYALKSIWNEDSYFNARSMDVYITKLRKLLKDDPRVEIINIHGKGYKLITPASEYPMNGDNVQVI